TATTAGTTTGCTGCTTttgtgtgggagtggggtggaagAGGTAGAGAGAGATTTAGACAGGTGGTATCTGGGGCTTTTGGGTAAAAGAGGGTGACTATTAACATAAGCAACGCTGGTTGGAATTCTCtagtctaattttttaaaaatagctttttttaaaaaacctgacattttaactttttttttctttttcaccttTAAGACGACTTGAAGACAATATTTAGAGTGATTTTTTCCCcgtttttcctccattttttcaATAGCAAACTACAGAAAAAGAAAGAGTGAAAAAAGGGAGTGAATACTAGAGGGAAAAATGAAAGGAAGAGAAACAAGATGTAGGATAACCCTGTGAAAAACTTTTAATATACAAAAAATTGTTGCTTTGTGAAAACAATACAATGAAAATTTCCATAAAATTGTGTACACTTTTGTCCAGCCCTCAACATAAGCCAACTCCTACTCAAGGTGTTCAGGAGATACTTCCCTAGGCAAGTTATACCACAGCTGTCCACTTTTGGACTCTTGCACCTTTGAgtatctggtattggccactgttggagacagGGTGCTGTAGTAGATGAATGCCTGATCTTGTTTGACAATCCATAGGTTCCTAATGCTCTTTTTCCATAACCCCTATGAGGCCACCAGAGGTCCGTATTCCAAGGCTTGTGTGCTTTCTCCTCTTCACACACCATAAGGGTTATTTAACTAGTAAGTCATTTTGCATAGTGTCtctctatggccgtttctacactagccccaaactttgaaattgccatgcaaatggccatttcgaagtttactaatgaagcgctgaaatacatgttcagcgcttcagtagcatgcgggcagccacagcacttcaaaattgatgcgcctcggtgccgcgcggctcatcccaatggggctccttttcgaaaggaccccgcctacttcgaagtcctccttaaaatattttttttattaaaatattattttaagggggacttcgaagtaggcggggtcctttcgaaaaggagccccatcgggacaagccgtgtcaatttcaaagtgcagcgaccgcccacatgctaatgaagcgctgaatatgtatttcagcgcttcattagtaaactttgaaatggccatttgcatggcaatttcaaagtttggggctagtgtaaaaaCGGCCTATGTGAATTCCTTTAAGTGTGCCTGATGATATCAGGCTAGAACCAAGGAAGAGTTATTGTGACATCACCCAGACAAATAGGATAGTCTCATGTCTTAGTGACATATTCCATTTGTCCCTCTGCTGTTGAGCTAACAGCTGGAAAAACTGAACCTCCAACTACTGAAAGAACAAGGAAACTAAACAGGCTTACCCTGTAGTTCAGCTTGAAACTATTAGAAGCTTTAAAAGCCTTTTTATTAGTTCAGGAAAACTACCAGCTCTTAAACATGcaggattcatcatcatcatcgtcgtcATTATTGTCAGGAAGCACTTATGAATCTGAAACAGATTCAGAACCCAAACCTAAATCTGCAACTTCTAAATTGGAACTCACTATCAGTTCTCTCTCTGAAATCTCCCCCTCAGTGAAGAACATACTGGACAAAATTGATGCTGCACAGCTGGACAGAGCCAGGAAGGTATGTGTTGACACAAAACACCTGATCTTTGGGGGTGCTGAATGCCTTCTGTGTGAGCAGGACACAAAGGAGATAAACCCTTTTTATAGGACATGCACAACAGATAGGTAGGAGGTCTCAAATTTTATGCCCCCACCAGGTATTCCCATTAGGAGTCTTGAGCTGCATTCCAATTTTAGTAAATGTTTCATGTCCACTGCCAGTTGGCTTTATCAGCCATTTGAAGGGCTGAATATTTGCTCCCTGATAGTTGTCATTTAAAGAGACATGATCCCCAAGAACTATTAAATACTTCCATTTGTGCTGTGGAGACCCACTGTAGCTGGGTTGTATTCCTAGATCATCCTGTTATGATAGCATCCAGATATCCTGAAACCAGAATCTTATTGTGCTGTGCAGCACATAATGAGAAGCAGgttctgccctgaagagcttacagtatGAATAGATAAGTCAAAAACTGTGAGATACAGGTAGCATTATCTCACAGATTTAAGTGAGTTTCCCCCAGATCACACAGGGTGCACTGAGTTCCAGTCCAGTGCATTTACTTACCTGAACTTGAGGTCCTGATATGAAGGGTGTGTGACAGGGCTACCCTTGCTCCTGGGTTCCAGGCCTCTGCATAGTCTAACCCCACAGCCAGGATACCATTGCCCTTCTcaagagggggaggaggatggggaatggggggaacctgggccccacccactcattgcaggttctggcccaggaaccctctgtggctgctagtggggggcagggaaaggctCTTATCATCATGAAGACTGCaattcttccctgggccacttccccaagaGAATCTTCCCTCCtttacctcctccaggtagtagCCATAACAGCAGCATATgccccctcctggtttggctcctcctcaGGGATCAGCCTACTTGGCCTTACACCAAATCCCAGTGCCCCCTGGGCAGGAGCTTGAGCCCCTTACAACTGAGcactcctctccctctctgctgcccctagaaaacttgttttgttttggttttttttggctcTTTCTCATCTCTTCTACAACCTCTTCTATcattttcttctcccctcccaggcaaagggttcttttaaaaggcaggcttaagtgggaccagctggccccaattggctCAAGGTGGCTTCCTCTCCAGCTGCTTACActctgcttgttttcctgccctgccttttcctcttcttcttaccccctcccagccttaccttgccACAGGTGTTACAGAAACAGTATTGTTAAGGCCCAATCCTGTCTCTTTAGGAGGTTTCTAAGCAACTGTTTGTAATTCTGGACAATGTGAACCGGGCATGTGACCATTTCAAAGGGCATGAACGGATGGACCCAGAGATGGAAGAACAGTTCTTCCTGTCTAACACTTGTGCTGAGAGGAAACGGAGAGCACTTCTATTGGAGAAAGTAGTCATCTTGCTTAAAGCCAGCACAGCTCAAGGAAAAGATTTAATGTTTGTTCTGGAGTCATTCAAAGAATGGGGTAAGTTAATGGAGAAAGATGGTGGTTGCTGGTATGCTTCAAAGTATAAGTAGAGCCATTGCTGTCATCTTTAGGGATGTTTGGAACCAACTGGCTGCTATCTCTATCACAGAGTCGGTGAAAAACCTGAATCCCAAAGCTTCTGAACTTTGGGGAAGTTTTGAGCTGGATTCCAACTTTATAGTTTAAGTCCATTATGACTTTTGGATGATCACCCATACTGGTAAAAGATTCAGTCATTGCCTTCTGTTATAACCTTGAGGTGCTTTATGGCTGTGCTGCTATGGCTCAGATCCCAAACACCACTAGGTTTCCCATATATTCTGGCTTCCGCTGGGCTCCTCCTTCCATTCAGATGACACCAACAGTTCTTCTAGTCCCATGTCTCCCAAATCTATCCTTAGAGATTGTCCCTCAGTTTCTAGATTAAAACTTCAGCTTCAAGActcattttgaaatcactttttttttaccGTTTCTTCCTTTTTAGACTATGGTGACTCCATTAACTTGAATGGTCTATCATTGTCCTCTCCTGGGCTTGACAATGAGTGGGAATTTGAAGTTGGTATAATGTAGCAATTGTCTTGGCAGTAGACTATTCCTGCCTGATTGCTTCTTTGCCCTGTTGTGAGGTGATGCTCAATTTGCAGTtacaatttacattttttttgtgTATACAAAACACACATTCGTAATCGTGGTCTATATTTAGGTCTCGTAATGGCCATCAAGTTCAGAACATTATGGCTGGGCCTACACAGtacagctttcccagcagatccatgctaatgagcagcctcgaaattgcaagtggcagctcattagcatggtcccatggctcattagcatagctgcacaagagaGCTCAGTCTTGGCACAGGGGGTGCCCTGTGTGAACATGCCCCTGCCAACAAAAAGCCCCTCTATCGCCAGACGCTTATGCCTGCAAAAATCAAAcataagggtctggcaacagaggggctttttgctggtaggggcacatccacatggcctcctTACTGTTGGCACCCCCCTCTTCTAAGACTGAGCTCTTGCACGGCTAcgctaataagcagccatttgcaatttcaaggctgctcattagcatggatctgctgggaaagctaCACCGTGAAGACCCAGCCTTCAAGTTTTATCATAATCTTACTGGGTATATTTTATAGTACAATGACATAGTGTGCAATCTATTGGTTTCACCGCTTGTCTGGGGAGGTTCAACCTCTCGTTCTCCCTATAGGATCCCCAGACTCCAATTGTAACATCCATCTCTGCTCAAAATCCTGCAGCTTTAGGGAGGGGATGTCCTGATTTATGTGACCATCTTGAATTTAACCTTTGGAATGCTAGGAATCAGATTATTTGCCTTCATGGTTCTCCAGTGAAGGACCAAAGATGAATTATACTGACTTTTAATGCCTGTCACATTCTGTGTGCTCAAACATGATTTCCACCTCCTTCTCCCTACTAAGGCGAGACCCTTTCTTGCCTGCCTCCTTGTCCTTCTCTGAGGTCCTTACTTAACACTGAAATTCTGCCCACGCTACTGAATGGCCGTCCCCACCTCCCTATGTATTTTCCTGTGTTTGTGTGATATGTTACTTCCTTGCACAATTCTGAGATCTTTGTGTGGCCACCCCTCATTGTAGACAGGTCATATATAAATTGCTAAGCACCAGGCTGAGGGCTTTCATTTAATAAGGAAGGGCTTGATTTTTGGCTGGAAAGATGTAACATGAGCTTCATTGCTATTTTTGCTTGGCTCTTTCCAAGATGAAATGTTGTCAGAAGACAAAGAACAAGTAGGAGACACCCCCACTGCCCAGTGGGTCAGTGATATGGAGACCAAGCTGCTGACCTCCCTTGATTATACAGAAAGATGTATAATGCAGCTGATCAATCTCTGCACACCTCTTGTGGAacacagaagaaagaagagaagaaaatcaagTATGTGTGCCAAATATATTGGAATGAGAAAAGAGGGGGGAAATTTAATATTTCTAATTAATTTGGAGGAGCAAAGATCTGATGCATATgcagccaaattttcaaaaatgaggCATGAGGCATTTcaaaatgctgtccagctgaccATAAAACTTTATTGATTGTACTCCAAGTGTGTTCCCAGTCAGAGGCAAACTAAATAGATACAAATTATTATTATCAGCATTTTAAATACAGGGGACTGAGTGGCAAAGAATCTAGCCTGATGTCAAACAGAGAGTTTGTGGCAGAGCCATAAATTGAAGCCAGAACTTATGAGTTCTAGCCCAGAGCCCACAGGATTGTCCTTTCTTTCATTAAAGACCCTAATTCTCTCCCTTTGTATATCTAACTTTCCCAGTTGTTTCCAAAACCAGCATGTGGAGAGCATGGCGAGAGAAAGTTGTACGGAAACCtcaggaagcccagcccttgagtCCTGAACAGATGCTAGAAGATGAATCCATAACTCGCTCCAGGACTTCAGAGCTCCTTACCATGTTACAGGAATTGGTAGGATCCACCTTGTTCAACAAAGCAGAAGCTGTGGTAGTCAAATATATAGTGACAATGGTTGTCAATCTCACCAAAGCTTTTACCCTTCAAGCCAAACAGTGCCATGACCTGCAAGCAAAGTATGGTAATTTAGCAATCCAGGAGTCCAGGAAGCATGAAGCTCAATCTGCAAGCCTTCAAAAGGAAGTACAGGTGCTTAATGAGAAAAAGGCATCTCTGGAGGCTCGAGTCCAAAGTTTTGAGCATAAATACAAGATGCTTCTTGCAGAAAATGAGGCAATGAAAAAAGAAGTGCACAACATGAAGGAAAAAGCAGCACTAAAGATGGAATCATCTTTAAGAGACATGACATTTGGGGCCAGGGCTTCTTATGAAAGGAAATCCCAGGAAGATAATGATCTGAGTGGGAAAAAGGATGAGAAGCTGTCAGCTGAAAAGCTGTCATGGAAATCCCAGGCAGAGAAATCCCCCAGTGACATAAGGGAGGCAAAGGTATCAGATAAAAAGCAGCTTCAGAAACCATTGGTGGAGAGACCAGAAGGCACCAGTAACAAACAGGCTTCCAAGCTTCTCGATAAAAAGCTAACATTGAAAGCCTCAGTAGAGAGAGATAAAAAGCTAGGACTGAAAGCCTTGGCAGAGAGGAGTGAAGACACCAGTGACAAACAGAAAGCCCTGACAGAGACATCTCAAGACACTATTGTCAAATGGAATGCAGTCATCCCAGTGGAAAAGCAAGAGACTTCTGGAGACCTGACTGGAGGATGGCATGAACATCCTCTGGACAGTGAACAGTCAAAGATTGCTGACGAATGGGATGTGAACTTCCTGGGTAGAACCCAAAAAGTTGTTAAACAAGTCACTGGTGATTTGCATGAGATCCTGCCAGATGAACATGAACTCAAGGCTGACAGTGAAGAAGCAACAGAAAGAGACCCATTGGCTTGGGAGCCTAagaaaggaaagcagcagaagGAAAGCCTGTACACTAAGGAGTCGCATACAAAAATCCCTAGCAGCAGAAGCAAGCTGGACCCATCCACAGCTCTGTATGGGTTTAATTCAGCTATTCTGACTTACCTCGAGCAAAAGATGGACAGTTCTATACCTTCTCTCCCTCCTGGGCAGAGACACGCGGAGAGGATGCTGCCAAAGGACCCAGAAGCCCAAAGGCTCTACGTGGCATTGGAGAGGAAACTGGAAGAATGTTTCTCAAAAATGAAGATGAACTATTCTAGAAACTTAGAGGAACATAAGCTTCCAAGGAGCCTAGTGCTGACTGAAGGACATGATAAGGAAGCAGAGCCACCCTTAAAGATTCTTCCTGCAATCTTCGTTCCAGAGAAAGAAGTCCCTGTTCCCTCTGACCAGTTGAGCGACCTCGACAGGCCCTTTTTGGAGTCCAAAATTCCTGTGATCTCACAATGGGGACTCCCTGAAACACTATGGAAGGCGCCTACTAACTCCATGCATGCTCCATTTCTCAAGCAATGGCAGCAGGAATGGCAGCAACAGCCACAGGAGCAATGgcagaagggggagcaggagcagttTCAGAAGATACAGGAGGACCAGCAGTATCAGGTGCAATGGCAGTCACCACGGTCTCAGCAACAGCTGCTAGGTGTGAAAGACAAGGTGGAGGTAGAGCAGTTGCAGCAGGAGGCGCTTCAGTATGAGGAGCAGGAGCCACTGGAGGAAGGGCAGAAAGAGTGGCAAGATAAGCAAAAGCAGCAGAAGAAGCAGCTGGAGGAACAAGCTGAGGAGCCAAGGCTGcaagaggagcagcagaggaTACCTCATCAATGtcaggaaaagcagcagcaggaaacatATGAGAAGCGTCAgaggctgtggcagcagcaggaggagcaggaagagcagcagaggCTGTGGCAGGAGCAGGAACATGTGGTGCAGGCGAGACACtggcagcagcagatggaggagcatgagaagcagcggcagctctggcagcaggagcaggaacaACATGACCTTCAACTCAGGCGGTGGCAACAGCAGGAGCTGAAGCAGGAGGAGCAAGAGAGGttatggcagcagcagtggcaggagcagctacagcagttgcatgAACAAGAACTACAGCAAAAGCAGAAGCACGAGGAGCAGGAGCAATATCTGATACCAAGGCCTAAACCAATTCCCAGGTGCAGAGAGTCTGCGACCCTGGAACAGTTGACAAAACAGATCCCACTAAAGCCAAGGAGAGAGATTGCAAAGGAGGAGGTCCTACTGTATGAATATTTCCA
This sequence is a window from Carettochelys insculpta isolate YL-2023 chromosome 29, ASM3395843v1, whole genome shotgun sequence. Protein-coding genes within it:
- the FAM186A gene encoding protein FAM186A, translated to MQDSSSSSSSLLSGSTYESETDSEPKPKSATSKLELTISSLSEISPSVKNILDKIDAAQLDRARKEVSKQLFVILDNVNRACDHFKGHERMDPEMEEQFFLSNTCAERKRRALLLEKVVILLKASTAQGKDLMFVLESFKEWDEMLSEDKEQVGDTPTAQWVSDMETKLLTSLDYTERCIMQLINLCTPLVEHRRKKRRKSIVSKTSMWRAWREKVVRKPQEAQPLSPEQMLEDESITRSRTSELLTMLQELVGSTLFNKAEAVVVKYIVTMVVNLTKAFTLQAKQCHDLQAKYGNLAIQESRKHEAQSASLQKEVQVLNEKKASLEARVQSFEHKYKMLLAENEAMKKEVHNMKEKAALKMESSLRDMTFGARASYERKSQEDNDLSGKKDEKLSAEKLSWKSQAEKSPSDIREAKVSDKKQLQKPLVERPEGTSNKQASKLLDKKLTLKASVERDKKLGLKALAERSEDTSDKQKALTETSQDTIVKWNAVIPVEKQETSGDLTGGWHEHPLDSEQSKIADEWDVNFLGRTQKVVKQVTGDLHEILPDEHELKADSEEATERDPLAWEPKKGKQQKESLYTKESHTKIPSSRSKLDPSTALYGFNSAILTYLEQKMDSSIPSLPPGQRHAERMLPKDPEAQRLYVALERKLEECFSKMKMNYSRNLEEHKLPRSLVLTEGHDKEAEPPLKILPAIFVPEKEVPVPSDQLSDLDRPFLESKIPVISQWGLPETLWKAPTNSMHAPFLKQWQQEWQQQPQEQWQKGEQEQFQKIQEDQQYQVQWQSPRSQQQLLGVKDKVEVEQLQQEALQYEEQEPLEEGQKEWQDKQKQQKKQLEEQAEEPRLQEEQQRIPHQCQEKQQQETYEKRQRLWQQQEEQEEQQRLWQEQEHVVQARHWQQQMEEHEKQRQLWQQEQEQHDLQLRRWQQQELKQEEQERLWQQQWQEQLQQLHEQELQQKQKHEEQEQYLIPRPKPIPRCRESATLEQLTKQIPLKPRREIAKEEVLLYEYFQPSAQQMVPTQSKVSLQAQAGSTDQTSWLPTLARKTRVKSFVPSSVSEKRYWVDVEAQRENLVLLGQATRKSGLPPHLHMQAKEVIIETLHIDEERLSLLFHKYISFCRLQHVRQSLMFRLEAARTVNDGAEVRNLYAYVEKVDAYQKKVLQSWVGKQKAAEQARRHCLGKMISLFAQLRLNSELHLNSPSPLMIKAVDEMKEFQYSIHAMSKSPGYPSPLASVKKVREFMHPAGVRYMEGWKC